The Arcobacter porcinus sequence TTTTAGCATTCCAGATGAAATAACATTGTATAGTTTTTCCAATAATGTCCATTGAACCTCAGTGTCTGTACTTGCTTGTGCAGGAGTTCCCAATATTATACTTCTAATAAGAAATGGCAAAACTACCAATAATGGAGATAATGTAACTATAGTTTCTTTCCAATTCTTAAACAGTAAACTTTTTCTTTCCATTACAAACACGAATAGCATTGGTAGAGCAATAAAAGCTAATGATTGTCTCATGAGAATGAATACAGCCAATAATAAAAACCATGTAAAAAAACTAAATTTATTAAGCTTATCAGCTTGAAAGGTTAATAAAAATAAAGTTGAAAACAATGCTGCCCAAATCGATGGCTCTACTATGTATGAAGTGTGCCAAAGTAAAGGAATTGAAATTAGTGTAAAAACACTTAACCATAAAAGTAAAGAAGATCTTATCTTTGGTTTAAGTACTTTGTAAATAATTAAACCTATTAAACTTAGCCCTATCACCCCAGGTAATCTAAATGAAAAGTTAGATAGTGAAAATATGGTACTAGATAGCCAAAGCGGAAACAATCTAAATGGAGGATGAGAAGGATCTAGTCCTCCAAGTAAAATATAGGCAGCTCTGAAAAATAACAAGAACAAAATAGAAATAACAATATACTTATATTTGAAATTCCATTTGTTTATATAATAGATTAATACGATTGACCCTATAAGCACAAAGCTTGCTATAATCCAAACAAGCAAAGATGCCTTTTGTTCAACGATAAAACTAGGTAATCTATCTGCTAAAAGTTGTAATCCATAAATTGCATGAAATTGGGATGATTGAGAATGAGATAATTCATCATTTACAAGTGAAAAAAACATATATTCAGAACCCAATAACAGCACCACGGGAAGAATAAGCAAAACTAATTTAATATCATTTTTGCTTATTACAATAGTGTCAATTCTTCTATTTTTGGAAATATATTTTTCATAAATAAAAAATAAAAATAATAGTAAGCCT is a genomic window containing:
- a CDS encoding ArnT family glycosyltransferase yields the protein MFSGFFKSMIKSENIHISLFPLLILVFLWTYGYIGALTKSSLGLQIVITSCLIGLLLFLFFIYEKYISKNRRIDTIVISKNDIKLVLLILPVVLLLGSEYMFFSLVNDELSHSQSSQFHAIYGLQLLADRLPSFIVEQKASLLVWIIASFVLIGSIVLIYYINKWNFKYKYIVISILFLLFFRAAYILLGGLDPSHPPFRLFPLWLSSTIFSLSNFSFRLPGVIGLSLIGLIIYKVLKPKIRSSLLLWLSVFTLISIPLLWHTSYIVEPSIWAALFSTLFLLTFQADKLNKFSFFTWFLLLAVFILMRQSLAFIALPMLFVFVMERKSLLFKNWKETIVTLSPLLVVLPFLIRSIILGTPAQASTDTEVQWTLLEKLYNVISSGMLKDIILNNFEIWSIFILFAFVPTKNNRVRYFITILLFTISAFIVFYSIRPVLWGQPRYQAEYLIPLIILGAVRFLTILFDGKYKISKYLVSIALLSLLTYNLYTITISHAHKDMTVNGNSVIAHHSVYDYEAAFRIAKENGYAGSTATLGVTYGIMNEVLYGYTLSEIKKQAEFHKEFNYFKDIDIDSLAQNQNIKLVMLSDMGNRKESIRTELINNGFKEWKRFSNENTTDEIIALVRNNKEETK